A section of the Pedobacter sp. HDW13 genome encodes:
- a CDS encoding S9 family peptidase: MITQSNFSLSGSDGKLIIGDITFDEKNPNTPIILFVHGFKGFKDWGAHNLVARYFASNGYRYIKFNLSHSGVPVDHPQDVTDLETFASNTVSKELFDLNAVLDFIEKAYGTETKVNLIGHSRGGGLSIIEAANDLRIDKLITWSAIADFNSLWKKEQEAEWKKNGKIFVTNARTKEQMPLNVTLLQDLQENAITLNIVEAAKRINIPWLIVQGDDDVNVPFEMAQQLADANPASRLVKIEGANHVYGASQPYTGENLPPLLFKVCEKVLMFLEEA, from the coding sequence ATGATTACACAAAGCAATTTTAGCCTTAGCGGTTCAGACGGAAAATTAATTATTGGCGATATCACTTTTGATGAAAAGAACCCAAATACGCCCATTATTCTTTTTGTACATGGCTTTAAAGGCTTTAAGGATTGGGGAGCGCATAATCTGGTGGCCCGATATTTCGCCAGCAATGGTTACCGGTATATTAAATTTAACTTATCGCACAGCGGCGTACCGGTCGATCACCCACAGGATGTAACCGACCTCGAAACTTTTGCCAGCAACACCGTATCAAAAGAGCTGTTTGACTTGAATGCGGTACTGGATTTTATAGAAAAAGCCTATGGTACCGAAACAAAGGTGAATTTAATTGGTCATAGCCGCGGTGGTGGTTTATCGATTATTGAAGCTGCAAACGACTTAAGAATAGACAAACTGATTACCTGGAGTGCCATTGCTGATTTTAATAGTTTATGGAAAAAAGAGCAGGAAGCTGAATGGAAGAAAAACGGAAAAATCTTTGTAACCAATGCAAGAACTAAAGAGCAAATGCCACTAAACGTAACGCTGTTACAGGATTTGCAGGAAAACGCAATTACTCTAAACATTGTGGAAGCGGCCAAACGGATTAATATTCCCTGGTTAATTGTGCAAGGTGATGATGATGTAAATGTTCCTTTCGAAATGGCACAGCAACTGGCAGATGCCAATCCGGCCAGCAGACTGGTTAAAATTGAAGGCGCCAACCATGTTTATGGCGCCTCGCAACCTTATACGGGCGAAAACTTACCGCCACTTTTGTTTAAGGTCTGTGAGAAGGTTTTGATGTTTTTGGAGGAAGCGTAA
- a CDS encoding mechanosensitive ion channel family protein, translated as MNIPEFQSLFNELRNWLTCRGLSGNELVYSYFFIGIIGVVLFLFVTIFLTRQIFIGVVKSAKTKPDWQKALFEFRVFRAFALIFGAYIIYNAVPYVFVYFKNWLFYALIFAKIYMVLAVMFAVNAFLNALVSIMEASKKYADKPIRSYKQVAKIVFYIVGFVLILSILLNESPLYIFGGFGAVTAVFILVFRDPILGFVASVQMSAIDLVRVGDWITVEKYGADGEVTEINLTTIKVRNWDKTVTIVPSYAIVSESFKNWRAMEESEGRRIKRHINIKISSIKFCDEELIGRLQSIDFLKDYLKETQQHIATFNAEHTVNPNNLVNGRHMTNIGTFRVYAEKYLQSNPYINTDLTFMVRQLQATENGLPIEIYVFSKEKGLKKFEEVAADIFDHLLAAVPYFDLEIFQSPSGSDMRNFVRRGDD; from the coding sequence ATGAATATTCCCGAGTTTCAATCCTTGTTTAACGAACTTCGAAATTGGCTTACCTGCAGAGGCCTTTCTGGCAACGAGTTGGTGTACTCATATTTTTTCATTGGCATTATTGGGGTTGTCCTTTTTTTATTCGTAACCATTTTCTTAACCAGGCAAATTTTTATAGGCGTGGTTAAAAGCGCTAAAACTAAACCCGATTGGCAGAAAGCCTTGTTTGAGTTTAGGGTATTCAGGGCCTTTGCCTTAATTTTTGGTGCTTATATCATTTACAATGCCGTTCCTTATGTATTTGTTTATTTTAAAAACTGGCTTTTTTATGCGCTGATTTTTGCTAAAATCTATATGGTTTTGGCGGTTATGTTTGCTGTAAATGCTTTTCTCAATGCTTTGGTTTCCATCATGGAAGCATCGAAAAAGTATGCTGATAAACCCATTCGAAGCTATAAGCAGGTTGCTAAAATTGTTTTTTACATTGTGGGCTTTGTACTCATTCTATCTATTCTGCTGAATGAGTCGCCACTATATATATTTGGTGGTTTTGGTGCTGTAACGGCTGTTTTTATTCTCGTTTTCCGCGATCCGATTTTAGGTTTTGTGGCCTCAGTACAAATGAGCGCTATCGATCTGGTCCGGGTAGGCGATTGGATTACCGTTGAAAAATATGGTGCTGATGGCGAGGTAACCGAAATTAATTTAACCACCATTAAGGTACGCAACTGGGACAAAACGGTAACCATTGTACCGAGTTATGCCATTGTTAGCGAATCGTTTAAGAACTGGAGGGCCATGGAAGAAAGCGAAGGAAGAAGAATTAAGCGACATATTAACATTAAAATTTCGAGTATTAAGTTCTGCGATGAAGAACTAATTGGGCGTTTGCAAAGCATCGATTTCTTGAAAGATTATTTAAAGGAAACCCAGCAACATATTGCAACCTTTAATGCTGAACATACTGTAAACCCTAATAACCTGGTAAATGGTCGTCACATGACCAATATTGGTACTTTTAGGGTTTATGCAGAGAAATACCTTCAAAGCAATCCCTATATTAATACAGATTTAACTTTTATGGTACGCCAGCTGCAGGCTACCGAAAACGGTTTACCAATCGAAATTTATGTGTTTTCGAAAGAAAAAGGACTGAAGAAATTTGAAGAGGTAGCAGCCGATATTTTCGATCATTTACTTGCTGCAGTGCCTTATTTTGATCTAGAAATTTTCCAAAGCCCAAGTGGTAGCGATATGCGCAATTTTGTTAGGAGAGGGGATGATTAG
- the ispG gene encoding (E)-4-hydroxy-3-methylbut-2-enyl-diphosphate synthase — MEKILAKHDLAGGYCNSLTTYSRYLTREVNIGDIALGGHNPIRIQSMTTTDTMDTLGTVEQTIRMVESGCEYVRITAPSIKEAENLANIKKELRFRGYNVPLIADIHFTPNAAEMAARIVEKVRVNPGNYADKKKFENIEYTQDAYNAELSRIYKKFIPLVKICKEYGTAMRIGTNHGSLSDRIMSHYGDTPRGMVESAMEFIRMCEDQNYYNLVISMKASNTQVMVQAYRLLVDTMAKEGMNYPLHLGVTEAGDGEDGRIKSAVGIGTLLEDGLGDTIRVSLTEDPEFEAPVAKALADRYSLRSQKAEVASLESIGTSSIIHNTPSIKTYSPYEYNRRITTPVQHIGGHHHPVVMIDVSKENLKDPYFLSAVGYNYSAGLDKYNLADQACDLAYLGDNLPSFSFPGNLKQIYNYQTWLKLKDQNNCHPLFTLEEFSKADHKDEFLNFVEVDANQLTSLTVSHLTHVVLILNTSAVHGMAEQRAFFVALQEQNIQIPVIIKRTYQNLDADNLMLYAATDLGALLTDGFGDGVWIDAEKQSLALINSTSFGILQATRTRISKTEYISCPSCGRTLFDLQETTQLIRSRTDHLKGIKIGIMGCIVNGPGEMADADYGYVGTGPDKITLYRGKEVVKKNVTTAYALDELIDIIKDDGNWVEKV; from the coding sequence ATGGAAAAAATATTGGCAAAACACGATTTGGCAGGAGGATATTGCAACAGTTTAACAACCTATTCGAGGTATTTAACCCGTGAAGTAAATATCGGCGATATCGCTTTGGGCGGACATAACCCGATCCGTATCCAATCGATGACCACAACCGATACGATGGATACACTGGGGACTGTTGAACAAACTATCCGCATGGTAGAGTCAGGCTGTGAGTACGTTCGTATAACTGCGCCAAGCATAAAAGAGGCCGAAAATCTGGCTAATATTAAAAAAGAACTGCGTTTTAGAGGTTATAATGTGCCCCTGATTGCCGATATCCATTTTACACCAAATGCTGCCGAAATGGCCGCAAGAATTGTGGAAAAAGTGCGTGTTAATCCGGGAAATTACGCCGATAAAAAGAAATTCGAAAATATAGAATACACGCAGGATGCATATAATGCCGAGCTGAGCCGGATTTATAAAAAGTTTATCCCGCTGGTTAAAATCTGTAAAGAATACGGTACTGCTATGCGTATCGGTACCAACCATGGTTCTCTTTCCGACCGTATTATGAGCCATTACGGCGATACACCACGGGGGATGGTTGAATCGGCAATGGAGTTTATCCGCATGTGCGAAGACCAGAATTACTACAACCTGGTCATTTCGATGAAAGCGAGTAATACCCAGGTAATGGTTCAGGCTTATCGTTTACTGGTCGACACTATGGCTAAAGAAGGCATGAATTATCCGTTGCACCTTGGTGTAACAGAGGCAGGAGATGGAGAAGATGGCCGCATTAAATCAGCTGTCGGTATCGGAACTTTGTTAGAAGACGGTTTGGGCGATACTATTCGCGTTTCGTTAACAGAAGATCCGGAATTTGAGGCACCAGTAGCAAAAGCTTTGGCTGATAGGTATAGTTTGAGGAGTCAGAAGGCCGAAGTTGCAAGTCTTGAGTCTATTGGCACATCTTCCATCATACATAATACACCATCCATCAAAACTTATTCCCCTTATGAATACAACCGCCGCATTACCACACCAGTACAGCATATTGGCGGGCATCACCATCCGGTAGTGATGATTGATGTTTCGAAAGAAAATTTAAAAGATCCTTATTTCCTAAGCGCTGTAGGTTACAATTACAGTGCAGGTTTAGATAAATACAATTTAGCCGATCAGGCTTGCGATTTAGCTTATTTGGGCGATAACCTGCCCTCGTTTTCTTTCCCTGGCAACTTAAAGCAGATTTACAATTACCAAACCTGGCTTAAGCTGAAAGATCAGAACAATTGTCACCCTTTGTTTACGCTGGAAGAATTTAGTAAAGCTGATCATAAAGATGAATTTTTAAATTTTGTTGAGGTTGATGCCAACCAGTTAACCAGTTTAACAGTTAGCCACTTAACCCATGTAGTACTGATACTTAATACTTCAGCTGTACACGGTATGGCCGAACAAAGAGCATTTTTTGTAGCCCTGCAAGAGCAGAACATTCAAATTCCGGTTATTATCAAGCGCACTTACCAAAATTTGGATGCAGATAATTTAATGCTTTATGCAGCAACCGACTTGGGTGCCTTACTTACCGATGGTTTCGGTGACGGGGTTTGGATTGATGCTGAAAAACAGAGCCTGGCACTAATCAATTCAACCAGTTTTGGTATTTTACAGGCTACCCGTACCCGTATTAGTAAAACTGAATATATTTCCTGCCCAAGTTGCGGTCGTACACTTTTTGATTTGCAGGAAACTACGCAACTCATCCGTTCGCGTACCGATCATTTGAAAGGTATTAAAATTGGCATCATGGGCTGTATAGTAAACGGACCCGGCGAAATGGCCGATGCCGATTACGGCTATGTAGGTACCGGTCCGGATAAAATTACCCTTTATCGTGGTAAAGAAGTAGTAAAGAAAAACGTAACCACAGCCTACGCTTTGGATGAGCTGATCGATATCATCAAAGATGATGGGAACTGGGTGGAGAAGGTTTAA
- a CDS encoding S41 family peptidase, producing the protein MKKLLMLLLLFTTIKATAQLENPVDKDKKAKLDKTFIEGSKIKLNNLTSAQTRSLITLGKLWGFLKYYHPSVAKGDYNWDFELFRLIPKVLDAKTNNDRNEVFSNWISSLGVFKTIETKTVVGNVKYNPNFDWFNKSGFSKKLLNQLNLIKKADRTTESYYVKMYNTETPVAIFKNEDAYASFKYPDDGYRLLALFRFWSIYEYFSPYKNVIDKPWINVLEEYVPKFLLAKDELDYKLTAAAFIAETKDSHSDISPYDRAFIEFYGKFKPNMEIVFIDNLPVVKYSNDEIVGINTLKKGDVIQSINQVSVTQLIKEKLPYFTASNLPTQYRKLASQFLRTNDTLMRVTYSRNGKIENTTLKCFPYNRMNYRAPMPADSGFKMINNIAYFNVGRIKTKLKSVIPQALKAKAIIIDMRTYPNPTSFAWDIGKYLFQKPMDVAKYTQGSVETPGLFTYMSDEYMANVKIGENKDAPYPGKVIVLVNEETQSLAELSAMALSARPNTIIVGSQTAGADGTVGMPVTFPGGISTGFTQIGVYYPNGKETQRIGIVPDFKVKLTVNGIKEGRDEILEKAISLVP; encoded by the coding sequence ATGAAAAAACTATTAATGCTCTTATTGCTTTTTACCACCATAAAGGCAACTGCCCAGTTAGAAAACCCAGTAGATAAAGATAAAAAAGCCAAACTCGATAAAACGTTTATAGAAGGGTCGAAAATTAAACTAAACAATTTAACCTCTGCGCAAACGAGAAGCCTAATAACATTGGGTAAATTATGGGGTTTCTTAAAATACTATCATCCCTCTGTAGCCAAAGGAGATTACAATTGGGACTTTGAGCTGTTTCGGCTTATTCCCAAAGTACTTGATGCCAAAACGAATAACGATAGAAACGAAGTATTTTCAAATTGGATTAGTAGTTTAGGTGTCTTTAAAACCATTGAAACAAAAACTGTGGTGGGAAATGTAAAATACAACCCTAATTTCGATTGGTTCAATAAATCAGGATTTAGTAAAAAACTGCTTAACCAGTTAAATTTGATTAAAAAAGCTGATAGAACAACGGAAAGCTATTATGTGAAGATGTATAATACAGAGACACCTGTTGCTATTTTTAAAAACGAAGATGCTTATGCCAGTTTTAAATATCCTGATGATGGTTATCGTTTACTAGCATTATTCAGGTTCTGGAGCATTTATGAGTATTTTTCGCCTTACAAAAATGTTATTGATAAACCCTGGATAAATGTATTGGAGGAATATGTCCCCAAATTTTTATTGGCCAAAGATGAACTAGACTACAAACTTACAGCGGCAGCATTTATTGCCGAAACCAAAGATTCACATTCAGATATTTCCCCTTACGATCGTGCTTTTATCGAGTTTTATGGCAAGTTTAAACCAAATATGGAAATTGTTTTTATTGATAATTTACCAGTTGTTAAGTACAGTAACGATGAAATTGTTGGAATAAATACCCTTAAAAAAGGTGATGTTATCCAAAGTATCAATCAGGTTTCGGTTACGCAGCTGATTAAAGAAAAACTGCCCTATTTTACTGCCTCTAATCTGCCAACCCAGTATAGAAAGCTAGCGTCACAGTTTTTAAGAACAAATGATACCTTAATGCGGGTTACTTATAGTCGCAATGGTAAAATTGAAAACACCACTTTAAAATGTTTTCCATACAACAGAATGAATTATCGCGCACCCATGCCAGCAGATAGTGGTTTTAAAATGATTAATAATATTGCTTACTTTAACGTAGGACGGATTAAAACGAAGCTTAAATCGGTAATACCCCAGGCTTTGAAGGCTAAAGCCATTATTATTGATATGCGTACCTATCCGAACCCTACAAGTTTTGCGTGGGATATCGGTAAGTACCTTTTCCAAAAGCCTATGGATGTAGCTAAATATACGCAGGGAAGCGTTGAAACGCCTGGATTATTCACCTACATGTCTGATGAATATATGGCAAATGTAAAAATCGGGGAAAATAAAGATGCCCCTTATCCGGGAAAAGTAATCGTTTTGGTTAACGAAGAAACCCAAAGCCTTGCTGAATTATCGGCAATGGCGCTAAGTGCCAGACCAAATACTATAATTGTAGGTAGTCAAACAGCTGGCGCCGACGGTACTGTAGGTATGCCTGTAACGTTTCCGGGAGGGATAAGTACTGGTTTTACACAAATTGGCGTATATTATCCGAACGGAAAAGAAACGCAAAGAATTGGCATAGTTCCTGATTTTAAAGTTAAACTTACAGTAAACGGAATTAAAGAAGGTAGAGATGAAATTCTGGAAAAAGCGATTTCTTTAGTGCCATAA
- a CDS encoding RDD family protein, translated as MNPNKEYTVVINGKPQGPYSLTDLKDLDIKPNTFIRKPGMDDYKEAHAIPELRELLGFSYQKTAPQYFAAFDQRLLASVIDHFIIFGFYTIIILTSYIFIEGKDQRIMTFLVPFPIIFVVKLIYGSIAEATKSQATIGKKLLNIKVAGMDGSRVSFGISIVRNFSKILSVIPVFFGYLYSFLNKKNQCWHDITANTLVIKDRLI; from the coding sequence ATGAATCCCAATAAAGAGTACACAGTTGTAATTAATGGTAAGCCACAAGGGCCATATAGTTTAACCGATCTTAAAGATTTAGATATAAAACCGAATACGTTTATCCGTAAACCAGGGATGGATGATTATAAAGAAGCTCATGCAATCCCCGAATTGCGTGAGCTTTTGGGTTTCAGTTATCAAAAAACTGCCCCACAGTATTTTGCCGCATTCGATCAGCGCTTACTGGCTTCAGTAATCGATCATTTCATTATTTTTGGGTTCTATACCATTATTATTTTAACCAGCTATATCTTTATTGAAGGTAAAGACCAGCGCATTATGACTTTTTTAGTTCCTTTCCCAATTATATTTGTGGTTAAGCTAATTTATGGCAGCATTGCCGAAGCAACTAAAAGTCAGGCTACAATAGGTAAAAAGCTGCTGAATATTAAGGTGGCCGGTATGGATGGGAGCCGTGTTTCTTTTGGTATTTCCATAGTCCGTAATTTTTCTAAAATCTTATCGGTAATCCCTGTGTTTTTTGGTTATCTCTACAGCTTTTTGAATAAGAAAAACCAGTGCTGGCACGATATTACTGCCAATACTTTGGTGATAAAAGACAGATTGATATAG
- a CDS encoding LiaI-LiaF-like domain-containing protein, whose protein sequence is MKLDRLIWGILLLFIGGVLLLENFGIIDFYWRNIWSFWPIFLIIAGVNILFNKNNSQTGSIISIAVLVVALSFLFYRGQQVPDRSNWWGHHFKKDVDINLDDNDRDDDNNNDTAFNQLKLTEPFVEADNAKKTILNISGGGISFNLDGETAELINADITKKHGNFSLKKLLTDSATVLTFKMDDKKGKWNFGDGSNDVNFKLNKAANWDVIMKLGAGEANFDFKDYKVRTFRFDGGAAALDITFGDLLPITDVVVKSGVADVKIKVPTNSGCRIKTKTGLSAKDFDGFLKLSDGVYETANYKTSTKKIFINLDGGLSNFEVSRY, encoded by the coding sequence ATGAAATTAGATAGATTAATTTGGGGTATTTTACTGCTTTTTATTGGCGGTGTACTTCTACTCGAAAACTTTGGTATTATTGATTTTTACTGGCGTAATATCTGGAGCTTCTGGCCAATATTTCTCATCATTGCAGGTGTAAATATTTTATTCAACAAAAATAACTCTCAAACCGGAAGCATTATTTCGATTGCAGTTTTAGTGGTGGCTTTATCTTTTCTGTTTTACAGGGGCCAGCAGGTTCCTGACAGGAGTAACTGGTGGGGACATCATTTTAAAAAAGATGTAGATATTAATTTGGATGATAACGATAGGGATGATGACAACAACAATGATACTGCTTTTAACCAATTAAAACTTACAGAGCCTTTTGTTGAAGCCGACAACGCAAAAAAAACGATTTTAAATATTTCGGGTGGCGGAATTTCTTTTAACCTGGATGGCGAAACGGCTGAACTGATCAATGCCGATATCACCAAAAAACATGGCAATTTTTCACTTAAGAAATTACTAACCGATAGTGCTACGGTGCTTACCTTTAAAATGGACGACAAAAAAGGTAAATGGAATTTTGGAGACGGCAGTAACGATGTAAACTTTAAATTAAACAAAGCTGCCAATTGGGATGTGATAATGAAACTAGGTGCAGGCGAAGCTAATTTCGATTTTAAAGATTATAAAGTGCGTACTTTCCGTTTTGATGGTGGTGCTGCAGCCCTTGATATAACTTTTGGCGATTTGTTACCTATTACAGATGTGGTGGTAAAATCAGGCGTTGCCGATGTGAAAATTAAGGTTCCTACTAACTCTGGTTGTAGAATTAAAACAAAAACAGGTTTATCGGCCAAAGATTTTGATGGATTTTTAAAACTGAGCGATGGAGTATACGAAACTGCTAACTATAAAACCTCTACCAAAAAAATCTTCATCAATTTAGATGGTGGATTGAGTAACTTTGAGGTGAGCAGATATTAG
- a CDS encoding PspC domain-containing protein, which produces MEKKLFRNEHDKMIAGVASGLADYMQVEVTIIRLLFALSAIFMAGGGLIAYIIMWIIVPVNPDPAARFSKFNDYFNKQNPGAPFGTGDSFTGPVGSGNTNWTQPVGDTQKTPFETQANFSGFNKSNDTGRTIGGLLLLVIGCFFLMRELDFIPYWFSFRNLFKFMWPLVFIGLGIAVIAKSKRKNDWAAFQTQQEAEQQKKTDFSETIVESAPETPTSNDDNSTSPNPQA; this is translated from the coding sequence ATGGAAAAGAAGCTTTTTAGAAACGAACACGATAAGATGATTGCCGGTGTAGCTTCGGGACTTGCAGATTACATGCAGGTGGAGGTTACCATAATCAGATTATTGTTTGCACTATCGGCCATATTTATGGCTGGAGGCGGCTTAATTGCCTATATAATTATGTGGATTATTGTTCCGGTAAATCCAGATCCGGCTGCAAGGTTCTCGAAATTTAACGATTATTTTAATAAACAAAATCCAGGTGCACCATTTGGCACAGGCGATTCTTTTACCGGTCCTGTTGGCTCGGGAAATACCAACTGGACACAGCCTGTTGGCGATACACAAAAAACACCATTTGAAACTCAGGCCAATTTTAGTGGTTTTAACAAATCAAACGATACTGGCCGCACCATTGGCGGATTGCTTTTATTGGTAATTGGTTGTTTTTTTCTGATGCGCGAACTTGATTTTATACCTTATTGGTTTAGTTTTCGCAACCTGTTCAAATTTATGTGGCCATTGGTGTTTATTGGTTTAGGTATTGCTGTAATTGCTAAATCAAAAAGAAAAAACGATTGGGCAGCTTTTCAAACCCAACAGGAAGCAGAACAACAGAAAAAAACAGATTTCTCTGAAACTATTGTAGAATCAGCTCCCGAAACACCAACCAGCAACGACGATAATTCAACATCACCTAACCCTCAAGCATAA
- a CDS encoding SDR family oxidoreductase produces MKALITGATKGIGRAIAIKLWENGFDLVLGARNVKELEILRDDLLTAGRTIAVYPVDFSVKASVYQFLNQADAEAGFIDVLVNNVGTFLPGSMLDEDDETFEKQQNLNVNAGYYTSKFLGKKMRAAGRGHIFNICSVASKAPVKNGGSYSVTKAAMLSLNHVLRQELAPHNVKVTAFLPGSTKTSSWEGTTIPDEKFVQPEDIAETLFTILNLSKGVNVDEVLITPLDF; encoded by the coding sequence ATGAAAGCTTTAATAACCGGTGCAACTAAAGGAATTGGTAGGGCAATTGCCATTAAATTATGGGAAAATGGTTTCGATTTGGTACTCGGCGCCCGGAATGTGAAGGAACTCGAAATCCTGCGTGATGATTTGTTGACTGCCGGGAGAACGATAGCTGTTTACCCGGTCGACTTTTCGGTTAAGGCAAGTGTATATCAGTTTTTAAACCAGGCTGATGCCGAAGCAGGTTTTATTGATGTGCTGGTAAACAATGTGGGTACTTTTTTACCCGGTAGTATGCTCGATGAGGATGACGAAACCTTTGAAAAGCAGCAAAATCTGAACGTAAATGCAGGCTACTACACCAGTAAATTTTTAGGTAAAAAGATGCGTGCGGCAGGCCGTGGCCATATATTTAACATCTGTTCAGTAGCCAGTAAAGCCCCGGTAAAAAATGGTGGCAGTTATAGTGTAACAAAAGCAGCGATGTTAAGTCTTAATCATGTATTGCGGCAAGAGTTAGCCCCTCACAACGTTAAAGTTACTGCGTTTTTGCCTGGTTCAACAAAAACTTCTTCCTGGGAAGGGACAACCATTCCGGATGAAAAATTTGTACAACCCGAAGATATTGCAGAAACATTATTTACCATTTTAAACTTAAGTAAAGGGGTAAACGTAGATGAGGTTTTAATTACCCCGCTCGATTTTTAA
- a CDS encoding ABC transporter permease: MNFTNFGRYILLLKSVFRKPEKLKIYLKEIVKQMDYVGVGSLGLIAIISTFIGAVMTLQIAFQLVSDFIPKTIIGSVNRDSSILELSPTISAIVLAGKIGSAISSEIGSMRVTEQIDALEIMGINAPGYLILPKIISGITMVPMLVIISMFLSITGGYIGGSISGAVTPAEYIQGITTDFNPYTITVALVKAFVFGFIITSVPAYEGFYVRGGALEVSQASTRAVVISCISILACDYIVTQLLL, encoded by the coding sequence ATGAATTTTACCAATTTCGGCAGATACATCCTGCTACTCAAGTCTGTATTCAGAAAGCCGGAAAAGCTGAAAATATACCTTAAAGAGATCGTCAAACAAATGGATTATGTTGGCGTGGGTTCACTGGGGCTTATTGCCATTATCTCTACTTTTATCGGTGCAGTTATGACTTTACAGATTGCTTTCCAGCTGGTTAGCGATTTCATACCTAAAACCATCATTGGTTCGGTAAACCGCGATTCGAGTATACTGGAGTTAAGTCCAACCATTAGTGCAATTGTTTTGGCTGGTAAAATTGGTTCGGCCATTTCATCCGAAATTGGCTCAATGCGTGTAACTGAACAGATAGATGCCCTTGAAATTATGGGTATCAATGCACCGGGTTATTTAATACTTCCTAAAATTATTTCGGGAATTACCATGGTGCCAATGCTGGTTATTATTTCGATGTTTTTAAGCATTACCGGTGGATATATTGGTGGTTCTATTTCAGGTGCGGTAACTCCTGCAGAGTACATTCAGGGTATTACTACTGATTTTAACCCATATACCATCACCGTAGCACTGGTTAAAGCATTTGTTTTTGGCTTTATTATTACTTCGGTACCTGCTTACGAAGGTTTTTACGTTCGTGGTGGTGCATTAGAGGTGTCGCAGGCCAGTACAAGAGCCGTTGTTATCAGCTGTATTTCTATTTTAGCTTGCGATTATATCGTGACCCAATTGTTATTGTAA
- a CDS encoding ABC transporter ATP-binding protein, producing MIEIKDIYKSFSGNDVLQGISGKFEEGVTNLIIGGSGSGKTTLLKCMVGLHQPDSGSVLYDGRDFTPMTYEQRIEVRKEIGMLFQGSALFDSMTVEDNIMFPLNMFTDQSRKEKLERVNFCLERVNLAGKNKLFPAELSGGMKKRVGIARAISMNPKYLFCDEPNSGLDPKTSIVIDELIQELTEEYKTTTIVVTHDMNSVMGIGDYILFLHEGKKFWEGSNKEIAHTDIKELNDFVFASRFMKAAKDKF from the coding sequence ATGATCGAAATTAAAGATATTTATAAATCATTTTCCGGAAACGATGTACTACAAGGCATTTCCGGCAAGTTTGAAGAAGGCGTAACCAACCTGATTATCGGTGGTTCTGGTTCTGGTAAAACTACTTTGCTTAAATGTATGGTGGGCTTGCACCAACCAGATTCGGGCTCGGTACTGTACGATGGCCGTGATTTTACACCAATGACCTACGAACAACGTATTGAGGTACGTAAAGAAATAGGTATGTTGTTTCAGGGATCGGCTCTTTTTGATAGTATGACTGTGGAGGATAACATTATGTTCCCATTGAATATGTTTACCGATCAAAGCCGTAAAGAGAAATTAGAGCGTGTAAATTTTTGCCTCGAAAGGGTTAACCTTGCAGGTAAAAACAAATTGTTTCCGGCAGAATTATCTGGTGGAATGAAAAAACGTGTGGGTATTGCCCGTGCCATTTCCATGAACCCAAAATATCTGTTTTGCGATGAGCCCAACTCTGGTTTGGATCCGAAAACCTCGATTGTTATTGATGAACTGATTCAGGAATTAACAGAAGAATACAAAACAACCACTATTGTAGTAACGCATGATATGAACTCGGTAATGGGAATTGGCGATTATATTTTATTCCTGCATGAAGGGAAAAAATTCTGGGAAGGCAGCAACAAAGAAATTGCCCATACCGACATTAAAGAGCTGAATGACTTTGTGTTCGCCAGCCGCTTTATGAAAGCTGCAAAAGATAAGTTTTAA
- a CDS encoding DUF2281 domain-containing protein, translating into MTAATKNTIHKLETLPDSMVYEVEDFIDFLKAKHAKSFPKSGSNEVKLVEEPKSLYGAAKGLFIIPKDFNEPLDFS; encoded by the coding sequence ATGACCGCGGCAACAAAAAATACCATTCATAAATTGGAAACCCTACCAGATAGCATGGTATACGAGGTAGAAGATTTTATTGATTTTTTAAAAGCCAAGCATGCCAAAAGCTTTCCCAAATCGGGAAGCAATGAAGTAAAATTAGTTGAAGAACCAAAAAGCTTGTATGGTGCCGCAAAAGGTCTATTTATCATCCCTAAAGATTTTAACGAACCATTAGATTTCTCTTAA